The Patescibacteria group bacterium DNA window TCATATCCGCTCCCGACATAGACAATATCTATGATGTGCCGCTCAATTTTGAAAAAGACAATCTAGGCGAGATTTTCCTCTCACTTCTCAAGTTAAAATCCATTGGCGATAAGACTAATATGAAAAAGTGGCGTAGTTTTGTCAAAAAGATGCATACAGCACAAGACGAGGTCAATATAGCAATTGTTGGTAAATACTTTGATACGGGCGATTTTATACTCTCTGACGCATATCTCTCGGTGATTGAGGCAATTAAATTCTCTGCATATAGTCTTGGATTCAAACCGATGATTCATTGGCTCAATGCAAAAGAGTTCTCCACCGAGGGAAATACGAAAAGCGGTGTAGGAAAAAAATTACAATCACTCTCTAAATACGATGGCATTATCGTGCCGGGAGGTTTTGGTGAGACAGGGATTGAGGGCAAGCTCAGGGTGATTGAATATGCGCGTACAAAAAAGATTCCGTACTTTGGGCTCTGTTACGGTATGCAGCTTATGATGGTTGAGTATGCGAGAAATGTGTTGGGTATGAAAAAGGCGCACACGGTTGAAATAGAACCGGATACAAAATATGCAGTCATAGATATTATGCCAGAACAGAAAAAACTTATTGCTAAAAACAATTATGGTGGCACGATGCGTCTCGGTACATACCCAACGCGTCTAAAAGAGGGGACAATAGCAAGAGATGAATACGGAAAGAAAAATATAGAGGAGCGCCATCGCCATCGCTACGAAGTGAACCCAGAATACATTGAAAAGTTTGAAGAGGGTGGTATGGTGTTTTCTGGAGTGTCTCCAGATGAAGTTCTCATGGAAATTGCGGAATTACCCAAGAAAAAACATCCGTTTTTTCTTGGAACACAGTTTCACCCGGAATTTCAAGCACGTCCGCTCGCACCACATCCGCTTTTTTCCGCGTTTATAAAAGCAAGCATTGAACGCAAACAAAAACACGGAAAGAAAAAGCAAAAATAATTCCACTATTCTCTAGTTCGTACGAATTAGAGAATAGTGGAATGTGATATTAAATTATGGGTTTGAATAAACTGGCAACTTTGTGTATTGTTCTAACAAGTTTTTATTTTGTTGGATTACTGCAGCGTTGAGAAAGGTAGAATTTTTTTGAATAAGGAATAAAAAAGCCCCATGTTTGTCTGTTAAGACAAACATGGGGCTTTGTTGTAATTACTAAAAACTAACTTTGGCAAAAATCAAAGTTTCATGCCAATCGGAGTTGGCTTTTGGGTTTTTTCTGTGGTAACCCGAATATTGGTCAATATCTACACCGACTGACCAATTTTTACTCACCACTTTCTCCGCAGAAACACCAAACGAATGAGACCGTTTAAGTGTTTTATAGGAACCACCTCTGATTCCAAAGACATAATTAGAGTATGGAATGGAAAGTTCAACTTCAAGAGCTTTTATGTGACCACTTTCTACCCTGTTTTTGCCAAACCCAGGACGAAGGTGAACCGTTGTACCACTCTCTGATTTGTGCCATACGCTTAGTGCGTACATTACACCAACATCTGTCATGTCAAACTGTGGGTTAAACCACCAGTTAGGCATTGTGTACTCTTTTCCTGCAGACCAATATTTTATTCCGTGGTATATGGGGACAAAGAGACCTAAAGCCTGCCAAGCTGCGCCTACCTTAAGATCAGAATAAAGTTTATCCATGATATCAAGGTCAGATTTCCCAACAAGACCATACCATTTTACTGTGTCATTGGTGTTGTATCTGCAATCATCAAGACATTTTTCTGGCGTATCAGTTTTTGTAAAAACATATCCTGGCGCATTAACTTGATTAAGTCCAAACCAAATTAATTCAGAAACATTAATTTTCTTTCCCATATTTCTGTTGATAGTTTTTTCAGCTTCAACATTAACCCAATCAAGTCCTGCCGTTGATACTTTTATTCTTTCTGCATCATTCAGGTTTCCACGCCACCAGTAAACATCATTGTTTATTTCAGTTTCATATGCACCGTTAACTCTTGCAGTAAACACATGGCCTTCTTCGTGAGCCATGGTTTTAGTAATGTGACCAAGTAGACTTGCAAATATAATTTCGGCACTTCTGCCAGAGAAACTGTTAGGCTTTCCAATGATTTTTTTAGCACCAATATTGGTAAGAGAGTAGAGTGAGTGCATACTATCTGCACCCAGTAGGTTTGCTTCCCTGTCCATGGATTTGTTATAAGAAAATCTTATATCTCCTGCCATGACGCTTGTCGTTATGGTTAGAAAAACTATTAAGAGAACTAAATTAATCTTTTTCATCCCACCTTCTCCTGTGTTTGTTTAGTTTTAAATGTTCAGATATCTTTTTACGTAATAACATATTTTATCTATATTGTCAATCACAATCTTTAATTTTAGTCTAAAGTGTGGTAAAAATTAAAGATTATTGAATGAATATTGCCGGATCGTCTAATGGTAGGACACATGCCTCTGGAGCATGGTATCTTGGTTCGAGTCCAAGTCCGGCAGCATGACCAAAACAGAGCAATTTATCGTTGCTTTGTTTTGCATTATAGTTGGTTGAGGTCTTGGACTCGAACTGGAAGGGGGTCGGGGAAACTCTAGTTTCCCCGTGTTGAAGAGCAGGCGAAGCTGTTGAGAACCGTGGGTTCTCAAAGCGTAGCGTAGCGAGCAGTGAGATTCCCAAGTCCGGCAGCCCCGCACCAGCCGGTGCATGGCAAGCCACGAACAAGAGTGAGTGGGTTGCCAGGTACTGCATGCTGGAAGTGAGAGATGTGCCGTCTGGCACGTCTCCAAAAATTGTATGAAATTTTATTTTGTTTATGTTTTGCAAAGCAA harbors:
- a CDS encoding CTP synthase — its product is MHKPGHKYIFVIGGVMSGVGKGIATSSLAKVLQTKGFKVNLIKIDPYLNVDAGTMNPTEHGEVFVLRSGRECDQDMGNYERFLGTDLREEDYITSGMVYQHVINKERNLGYKGKCVEAIPHIRDEIIARFQKAADLNGSRISVIEIGGTVGDYQNVMFIEAARVLHVKNPDDVLFVMVSFLPIPRKLGEMKTKPTQNAVRQLNAYGIQPDVIIARSSVPLDKKRKEKIAISCNIRSEHVISAPDIDNIYDVPLNFEKDNLGEIFLSLLKLKSIGDKTNMKKWRSFVKKMHTAQDEVNIAIVGKYFDTGDFILSDAYLSVIEAIKFSAYSLGFKPMIHWLNAKEFSTEGNTKSGVGKKLQSLSKYDGIIVPGGFGETGIEGKLRVIEYARTKKIPYFGLCYGMQLMMVEYARNVLGMKKAHTVEIEPDTKYAVIDIMPEQKKLIAKNNYGGTMRLGTYPTRLKEGTIARDEYGKKNIEERHRHRYEVNPEYIEKFEEGGMVFSGVSPDEVLMEIAELPKKKHPFFLGTQFHPEFQARPLAPHPLFSAFIKASIERKQKHGKKKQK